The Borrelia sp. HM sequence AGAAGATATGGTATTAGATTTACGGCTAAGTAATTGGGTTGTTCTTTTAACTCCTTCAGCTAGAATGCAGGCTTATGTGAAAAATTCTATTGTAGCCCCAGCTATTGTTAAGAATGAATCTGTTAGATATCCAGGTGATACAATTTTAGGAATTAGAGTGTTTTTTCCAAGAAATTCTCAATCATCTGCAATGATTTTACCTCCATTTAAGATTCCTTTTTATTCTGGTGAGGATGGCAATCAGTTTATAGGTAAGGGATTAATTGACAATGTTAAGACTGTTAAAGAGATAAAGGTGACTGTTTACAGTTTGGGTTATGAGGTTTATCTTGATGCTTTATTTGAAGATATGAGTGGTGTGGAGTATGTTTATCCTTTAGGCACTTTAAAATTTAAGGGTTGGTCGGATTTAGTATGGTCAAATCCGAATTATCTTCCAGGCATGCATTATAGAATTCTACAAGAAAATATTCCTAATTATCCTCTTCCTTCAAGTAGGATGAGATTTAAAGCATTTAGAGTCTTGAAATCTCATAGTTCAAGGGAGCAAAATTGTATTTTTTATGTTAAGGATGTGAGAGTTATTTATGATAAGTTAAACATTGCCTTTGATTCTGACATTGATAGTGAATCTATATTTAAAATTTATAGAACACAAGGGGCAAAATCACTTCAAAAATTGAAGGCGCAAGAAACTCTTAAGAGGATTTTAAAAATTAGGGAAGATGTATCAATGTCAGATGAATCTTTCCAAAATTTATTAGAGAAAGGTAATAATTCTCCTGATACTGGAGCTGGATTACTGACTAAGGAAAAGTAAGTAATTTTAATGATGTCAATGGCAAAGCTCTGTTAAAGAGTTTTTGCCATATTGAGACAATATAGGAAAATTAATTTAATGATAGATTCAGAAAATGAAGAACTTTTAGATATCTTTTTTGAGGAAGCTCAAAGTCTTGTAGATACTCTTGAAGAAAATATTATGTCATTAGAAGATGACCCTAATAATGCAGAAACTATTGATGAAATATTTAGGGCGGCACATACCATTAAGGGTAGTTCAGCGTCAGTTGACATGATGGAACTCTCAGAA is a genomic window containing:
- a CDS encoding flagellar filament outer layer protein FlaA codes for the protein MIKAKKLIFILFFFLLFSSIFAQNIPISASSGNNSQKSEPGELVFDFAELAKDPNPTKLDLTDYVDRVYSGNAGILKSEDMVLDLRLSNWVVLLTPSARMQAYVKNSIVAPAIVKNESVRYPGDTILGIRVFFPRNSQSSAMILPPFKIPFYSGEDGNQFIGKGLIDNVKTVKEIKVTVYSLGYEVYLDALFEDMSGVEYVYPLGTLKFKGWSDLVWSNPNYLPGMHYRILQENIPNYPLPSSRMRFKAFRVLKSHSSREQNCIFYVKDVRVIYDKLNIAFDSDIDSESIFKIYRTQGAKSLQKLKAQETLKRILKIREDVSMSDESFQNLLEKGNNSPDTGAGLLTKEK